The following proteins come from a genomic window of Canis aureus isolate CA01 chromosome 3, VMU_Caureus_v.1.0, whole genome shotgun sequence:
- the PLD2 gene encoding phospholipase D2 isoform X4, with protein MAATPDSLFPSGGDLDSSQLQMEPDEVDTLREGEDPADRMHPFLAIYDLQPLKMHPLVFAPGVPVTAQVVGTERYTSGSKVGTCTLYSVRLTHGAFTWTTKKKFRHFQELHRDLLRHKVLMTLLPLARFGVAHPPAREAAADREIPSLPRVGPEGSTRHASSKQKYLENYLNRLLTMSFYRNYHAMTEFLEVSRLSFIPDLGSKGLEGVIRKRSGGHRVPGLTCCGRDQVCYRWSKRWLVVKDSFLLYMCLETGSISFVQLFDPGFEVQVGKRSTETRYGVRIDTSHRSLILKCGSYRQARWWGQEITELAQGPGRDFIQLHRHDSYAPPRPATLARWFVNGAGYFAAVADAILQAQEEIFITDWWLSPEIYLKRPAHSDDWRLDIMLKKKAEEGVRVSVLLFKEVELALGINSGYSKRALMLLHPNIKVMRHPDQVTLWAHHEKLLVVDQVVAFLGGLDLAYGRWDDLHYRLTDLGDPSEPAATQPPTLGLDCPGTPDLSQNRFFWLGKDYSNLIVKDWVQLDRPFEDFIDRETTPRMPWRDVGVAVHGLPARDLARHFIQRWNFTKTTKAKYKIPMYPYLLPKSTSTADQLPFTLPGGQCATVQVLRSVDRWSAGTLESSILNAYLHTIRESQHFLYIENQFFISCSDGRTVLNKVGDEIVDRILKAHKLGQCFRVYVLLPLLPGFEGDITTGGGNSIQAILHFTYRTLCRGEYSILHRLKAAMGTAWRDYMSICGLRTHGELGGHPVSELIYIHSKMLIADDRTVIIGSANINDRSLLGKRDSELAVLIEDTEMEPSLMDGAEYQAGRFALSLRKHCFSVFILNHLGGHHRTFLASRLSKGLPLTLWGPFPVV; from the exons ATGGCAGCCACCCCCGACAGCCTCTTCCCCTCCGGGGGCGACCTGGACTCCAGCCAGTTGCAAATGGAGCCGGATGAAGTGGACACGCTGCGAGAGGGCGAGGACCCCG CTGACCGGATGCACCCTTTTCTGGCCATCTATGACCTGCAGCCTCTGAAAATGCACCCGCTGGTGTTCGCCCCTGGGGTCCCCGTCACGGCCCAGGTGGTCGGCACTGAAAGATACACCAGCGGATCCAAG GTGGGAACCTGCACTCTGTATTCTGTCCGCCTGACTCATGGCGCCTTTACCTGGACCACCAAAAAGAAGTTCCGTCATTTCCAGGAGCTGCATCGGGACCTTCTGAGACACAAAGTCTTGATGACGCTGCTCCCTCTGGCGCG CTTTGGCGTGGCCCATCCTCCTGCCCGGGAGGCAGCAGCCGACCGAGAGATACCCTCTCTGCCACGAGTAGGTCCTGAGGGCTCCACCAGACATGCGTCCAGCAAACAG AAATACCTGGAGAATTATCTCAACCGCCTCCTGACCATGTCTTTCTACCGCAACTACCATGCCATG ACAGAATTCCTAGAAGTCAGTCGGCTGTCCTTTATCCCAGACCTTGGCTCCAAGGGACT GGAGGGAGTGATCCGGAAGCGCTCAGGTGGCCACCGAGTTCCTGGCCTCACGTGCTGTGGCCGAGACCAAGTTTGTTATCGCTGGTCCAAGAG GTGGCTGGTGGTGAAGGACTCCTTTCTGCTGTATATGTGCCTCGAGACGGGCAGCATCTCCTTTGTTCAGCTCTTCGACCCCGGctttgaggtccaggtggggaaaaggaGCACAGAGACGCGCTACGGGGTCAGAATTGACACCTCCCACAG GTCTCTGATTCTCAAGTGCGGCAGCTACCGGCAGGCCCGGTGGTGGGGCCAGGAGATCACGGAGTTGGCCCAGGGCCCGGGCAGAGACTTCATACAGCTGCACCGGCATGACAGCTATGCCCCACCCCGGCCTGCGACCTTGGCCCGGTG GTTTGTGAATGGGGCAGGTTACTTTGCTGCTGTGGCAGATGCCATCTTGCAAGCTCAAGAGGAGATTTTCATCACAGATTGGTG GTTGAGTCCTGAGATTTACCTGAAGCGTCCTGCCCATTCTGATGACTGGAGACTGGACATTATGCTCAAGAAGAAGGCG GAGGAGGGTGTCCGTGTGTCCGTCCTGCTGTTTAAGGAAGTGGAACTGGCCTTGGGCATTAACAGTGGCTATAGCAAGAGGGCTCTGATGCTGCTCCACCCTAACATAAAG GTAATGCGCCACCCGGACCAGGTGACACTGTGGGCCCATCATGAAAAGCTCCTGGTTGTGGACCAAGTAGTGGCCTTCTTGGGGGGGCTGGACCTCGCCTACGGCCGCTGGGATGACCTACACTACCGACTCACTGACCTCGGGGACCCCTCTGAACCTGCTGCCACACAG CCTCCCACCCTGGGCTTGGACTGTCCTGGCACCCCAGACCTCTCGCAAAACCGATTCTTCTGGCTGGGCAAAGACTACAGCAATCTTATCGTTAAAGACTGGGTGCAACTGGATCGGCCTTTTGAGG ATTTCATTGACAGGGAGACTACCCCCCGGATGCCATGGCGGGACGTTGGGGTGGCTGTCCATGGTCTGCCTGCCCGGGACCTGGCCCGGCACTTCATCCAGCGCTGGAACTTCACCAAG ACTACCAAGGCCAAGTACAAGATACCCATGTATCCCTACCTGCTGCCCAAATCCACCAGCACTGCAGACCAGCTCCCCTTCACGCTCCCAGGGGGGCAGTGCGCCACCGTGCAG GTCTTGCGGTCAGTGGACCGCTGGTCAGCGGGGACTTTGGAGAGTTCTATCCTCAATGCCTACCTACACACCATCAGGGAGAGCCAGCACTTTCTGTACATCGAG AATCAGTTCTTCATCAGCTGCTCCGATGGGCGGACAGTTCTGAACAAAGTGGGCGATGAGATTGTGGACAGAATCCTGAAGGCCCACAA ACTGGGGCAGTGCTTTCGTGTCTACGTGCTTCTGCCGCTGCTGCCCGGGTTTGAAGGTGACATCACTACAGGTGGTGGGAACTCCATCCAGGCCATTCTGCACTTCACTTACAG GACCCTATGCCGTGGGGAATATTCGATCCTCCATCGCCTCAAAGCAGCCA TGGGGACAGCGTGGCGGGACTACATGTCCATCTGTGGGCTTCGCACACATGGAGAGCTGGGCGGGCACCCAGTCTCGGAGCTTATCTACATCCACAGCAAGATGCTCATCGCGGATGACCGGACCGTCATCATTG GCTCTGCCAACATCAATGATCGGAGCTTGCTGGGGAAGCGGGACAGTGAACTGGCCGTGCTGATCGAGGACACGGAGATGGAGCCTTCTCTCATGGACGGTGCAGAATATCAGGCCGGCAGGTTTGCCTTGAGCTTGCGGAAGCATTGCTTCAG TGTGTTTATTTTGAATCACCTGGGCGGGCACCACAGAACTTTTCTAGCATCCAGGCTCTCCAAGGGTCTTCCTCTGACCTTGTGGGGACCCTTTCCCGTAGTGTGA
- the PLD2 gene encoding phospholipase D2 isoform X1: MAATPDSLFPSGGDLDSSQLQMEPDEVDTLREGEDPADRMHPFLAIYDLQPLKMHPLVFAPGVPVTAQVVGTERYTSGSKVGTCTLYSVRLTHGAFTWTTKKKFRHFQELHRDLLRHKVLMTLLPLARFGVAHPPAREAAADREIPSLPRVGPEGSTRHASSKQKYLENYLNRLLTMSFYRNYHAMTEFLEVSRLSFIPDLGSKGLEGVIRKRSGGHRVPGLTCCGRDQVCYRWSKRWLVVKDSFLLYMCLETGSISFVQLFDPGFEVQVGKRSTETRYGVRIDTSHRSLILKCGSYRQARWWGQEITELAQGPGRDFIQLHRHDSYAPPRPATLARWFVNGAGYFAAVADAILQAQEEIFITDWWLSPEIYLKRPAHSDDWRLDIMLKKKAEEGVRVSVLLFKEVELALGINSGYSKRALMLLHPNIKVMRHPDQVTLWAHHEKLLVVDQVVAFLGGLDLAYGRWDDLHYRLTDLGDPSEPAATQPPTLGLDCPGTPDLSQNRFFWLGKDYSNLIVKDWVQLDRPFEDFIDRETTPRMPWRDVGVAVHGLPARDLARHFIQRWNFTKTTKAKYKIPMYPYLLPKSTSTADQLPFTLPGGQCATVQVLRSVDRWSAGTLESSILNAYLHTIRESQHFLYIENQFFISCSDGRTVLNKVGDEIVDRILKAHKLGQCFRVYVLLPLLPGFEGDITTGGGNSIQAILHFTYRTLCRGEYSILHRLKAAMGTAWRDYMSICGLRTHGELGGHPVSELIYIHSKMLIADDRTVIIGSANINDRSLLGKRDSELAVLIEDTEMEPSLMDGAEYQAGRFALSLRKHCFSVILGADARPDLDLRDPVCDDFFQLWQDTAESNANIYEQIFRCLPSNATRSLRALREYVAVESLATVSPPLATSELTQVQGHLVHFPLKFLEDESLLPPLGSKEGVMPLEVWT, from the exons ATGGCAGCCACCCCCGACAGCCTCTTCCCCTCCGGGGGCGACCTGGACTCCAGCCAGTTGCAAATGGAGCCGGATGAAGTGGACACGCTGCGAGAGGGCGAGGACCCCG CTGACCGGATGCACCCTTTTCTGGCCATCTATGACCTGCAGCCTCTGAAAATGCACCCGCTGGTGTTCGCCCCTGGGGTCCCCGTCACGGCCCAGGTGGTCGGCACTGAAAGATACACCAGCGGATCCAAG GTGGGAACCTGCACTCTGTATTCTGTCCGCCTGACTCATGGCGCCTTTACCTGGACCACCAAAAAGAAGTTCCGTCATTTCCAGGAGCTGCATCGGGACCTTCTGAGACACAAAGTCTTGATGACGCTGCTCCCTCTGGCGCG CTTTGGCGTGGCCCATCCTCCTGCCCGGGAGGCAGCAGCCGACCGAGAGATACCCTCTCTGCCACGAGTAGGTCCTGAGGGCTCCACCAGACATGCGTCCAGCAAACAG AAATACCTGGAGAATTATCTCAACCGCCTCCTGACCATGTCTTTCTACCGCAACTACCATGCCATG ACAGAATTCCTAGAAGTCAGTCGGCTGTCCTTTATCCCAGACCTTGGCTCCAAGGGACT GGAGGGAGTGATCCGGAAGCGCTCAGGTGGCCACCGAGTTCCTGGCCTCACGTGCTGTGGCCGAGACCAAGTTTGTTATCGCTGGTCCAAGAG GTGGCTGGTGGTGAAGGACTCCTTTCTGCTGTATATGTGCCTCGAGACGGGCAGCATCTCCTTTGTTCAGCTCTTCGACCCCGGctttgaggtccaggtggggaaaaggaGCACAGAGACGCGCTACGGGGTCAGAATTGACACCTCCCACAG GTCTCTGATTCTCAAGTGCGGCAGCTACCGGCAGGCCCGGTGGTGGGGCCAGGAGATCACGGAGTTGGCCCAGGGCCCGGGCAGAGACTTCATACAGCTGCACCGGCATGACAGCTATGCCCCACCCCGGCCTGCGACCTTGGCCCGGTG GTTTGTGAATGGGGCAGGTTACTTTGCTGCTGTGGCAGATGCCATCTTGCAAGCTCAAGAGGAGATTTTCATCACAGATTGGTG GTTGAGTCCTGAGATTTACCTGAAGCGTCCTGCCCATTCTGATGACTGGAGACTGGACATTATGCTCAAGAAGAAGGCG GAGGAGGGTGTCCGTGTGTCCGTCCTGCTGTTTAAGGAAGTGGAACTGGCCTTGGGCATTAACAGTGGCTATAGCAAGAGGGCTCTGATGCTGCTCCACCCTAACATAAAG GTAATGCGCCACCCGGACCAGGTGACACTGTGGGCCCATCATGAAAAGCTCCTGGTTGTGGACCAAGTAGTGGCCTTCTTGGGGGGGCTGGACCTCGCCTACGGCCGCTGGGATGACCTACACTACCGACTCACTGACCTCGGGGACCCCTCTGAACCTGCTGCCACACAG CCTCCCACCCTGGGCTTGGACTGTCCTGGCACCCCAGACCTCTCGCAAAACCGATTCTTCTGGCTGGGCAAAGACTACAGCAATCTTATCGTTAAAGACTGGGTGCAACTGGATCGGCCTTTTGAGG ATTTCATTGACAGGGAGACTACCCCCCGGATGCCATGGCGGGACGTTGGGGTGGCTGTCCATGGTCTGCCTGCCCGGGACCTGGCCCGGCACTTCATCCAGCGCTGGAACTTCACCAAG ACTACCAAGGCCAAGTACAAGATACCCATGTATCCCTACCTGCTGCCCAAATCCACCAGCACTGCAGACCAGCTCCCCTTCACGCTCCCAGGGGGGCAGTGCGCCACCGTGCAG GTCTTGCGGTCAGTGGACCGCTGGTCAGCGGGGACTTTGGAGAGTTCTATCCTCAATGCCTACCTACACACCATCAGGGAGAGCCAGCACTTTCTGTACATCGAG AATCAGTTCTTCATCAGCTGCTCCGATGGGCGGACAGTTCTGAACAAAGTGGGCGATGAGATTGTGGACAGAATCCTGAAGGCCCACAA ACTGGGGCAGTGCTTTCGTGTCTACGTGCTTCTGCCGCTGCTGCCCGGGTTTGAAGGTGACATCACTACAGGTGGTGGGAACTCCATCCAGGCCATTCTGCACTTCACTTACAG GACCCTATGCCGTGGGGAATATTCGATCCTCCATCGCCTCAAAGCAGCCA TGGGGACAGCGTGGCGGGACTACATGTCCATCTGTGGGCTTCGCACACATGGAGAGCTGGGCGGGCACCCAGTCTCGGAGCTTATCTACATCCACAGCAAGATGCTCATCGCGGATGACCGGACCGTCATCATTG GCTCTGCCAACATCAATGATCGGAGCTTGCTGGGGAAGCGGGACAGTGAACTGGCCGTGCTGATCGAGGACACGGAGATGGAGCCTTCTCTCATGGACGGTGCAGAATATCAGGCCGGCAGGTTTGCCTTGAGCTTGCGGAAGCATTGCTTCAG TGTGATTCTGGGGGCAGATGCCCGGCCAGACCTGGATCTACGAGACCCTGTGTGTGAT
- the C3H17orf114 gene encoding uncharacterized protein C17orf114 homolog: MGLKWAWCFPWCGCRRQQGTQRGAGLDPAVPPDPNPSPAPAPTVAEGGTPSLGSGAYFTRKARLSFRHQLHDLASANDSTI; the protein is encoded by the exons ATGGGTCTCAAGTGGGCATGGTGCTTCCCATGGTGTGGGTGCCGGAGACAGCAGGGGACTCAAAGAGGAGCAG GCCTGGATCCCGCTGTCCCTCCAGACCCAAATCCCAGCCCGGCTCCTGCCCCCACTGTGGCCGAGGGAGGGACTCCATCTTTAGGGTCTGGCGCCTACTTCACCAGGAAAGCCCGACTCTCCTTCCGCCACCAGCTGCATGACCTAGCATCTGCCAACGACTCTACCATCTGA